The proteins below come from a single Lonchura striata isolate bLonStr1 chromosome 10, bLonStr1.mat, whole genome shotgun sequence genomic window:
- the LOC110484857 gene encoding G-protein coupled receptor 55: MRDGTAVPPGEASFEPARLFLALPHGTESAQVMGRHRAQHSPGILGDMNNTHGKGNISATVELFQLIMYTPTFILGLLFNIMALSFLFFKVKKLSESTVYMIALIFLDTLLLFTLPFKIISYHLQDNWNLGSVFCSTLESLYFVNMYGSILISLCICVDRYVAIQYPFVALTLRSIKKAAMVCALICLGTSVGTLSTFQLHGKGHNISSCFHNFSKSTWENAGLFSTLVIIFLGSLAAMTFCTAQTVRCLRRHRNRDNLQTHSTRAERIVVTNLVAFLVCFTPYHVAYVMYFLVKNNIIHISFQQVLRDIVQVTLCWANLNCCLDGVCYYFVLKESLEDPLQNNEKRAMQKP; encoded by the exons ATGCGGGACGGCACCGCGGTGCCTCCCGGAGAGGCGAGCTTCGAGCCTGCTCGCCTTTTCCTGGCCCTGCCTCACGGCACAGAGAGCGCTCAGGTGATGGGGCGACAccgagcccagcacagccctgg caTACTTGGAGATATGAATAACACCCATGGCAAGGGCAATATCAGTGCTACTGTGGAACTGTTCCAGCTCATCATGTACACCCCCACTTTTATCCTGGGATTGCTGTTCAACATAATggctctgtcattcctgttctTCAAGGTTAAAAAGCTGTCAGAATCTACAGTCTACATGATAGCCCTTATATTCCTGGATACTTTGCTGTTGTTTACTCTCCCTTTTAAAATCATTTCCTACCATCTTCAAGACAACTGGAACTTGGGGTCAGTGTTTTGCTCCACATTGGAGAGTCTTTACTTTGTGAACATGTACGGCAGCATCCTCATCTCCCTGTGCATCTGCGTGGACCGGTACGTCGCTATCCAGTACCCCTTCGTGGCCCTCACCCTCAGGTCCATCAAGAAAGCTGCCATGGTCTGTGCTCTCATCTGCCTGggcacctctgtggggacaCTCTCTACTTTCCAGCTCCATGGGAAGGGCCACAACATCTCGTCCTGCTTCCATAACTTCTCCAAGAGCACGTGGGAGAACGCAGGCCTGTTCAGCACCCTGGTGATCATCTTCTtgggcagcctggcagccaTGACCTTCTGCACTGCCCAAACTGTCCGCTGCCTGAGAAGGCACAGAAACCGAGACAACCTCCAAACACACAGCACCAGGGCAGAGAGGATCGTGGTGACAAACCTGGTGGCCTTCCTGGTGTGCTTCACGCCTTACCACGTGGCCTACGTCATGTACTTCTTGGTGAAGAACAACATCATCCACATCAGTTTTCAACAAGTGCTACGAGACATTGTCCAGGTCACCCTTTGCTGGGCAAACCTGAACTGCTGTCTTGATGGGGTGTgctattattttgttttaaaggagTCCTTGGAAGACCCATtgcaaaacaatgaaaaaagagCCATGCAAAAGCCTTGA
- the LOC110484858 gene encoding G-protein coupled receptor 55-like yields MQNSSQWAETTSSSENCSFTAINSLAWSLQLGLSIPTFILGLVLNSLALFVFCCFWRKQTKTSVYMISLVLADILLLLSLPPKLYYSVTKVPGLLCSLIQAPYFVNTYTSIFIIVCITVDRYICIRHPFEGRANQSPRWAVVICCFIWAAAWICSIPIYVFQKKEPIKCFHNMSDQTWSVPFIVSVEVFGFLIPLAVMVFCSAQTIWILLNHKTHAKKSMEESGSLRVIVINLVVFLVCFTPVHLGILLQCLVRQHLIVSCRLRQAISLFLQVSMTFANLNCCLDAIFYYFAAKEFCKKAHLRRATELCPVLNPCAVRWHCQRWENAPCQDTDSAVPDVAGPVPQGEGQ; encoded by the coding sequence GGCAGAAACGACCAGCAGCAGTGAGAATTGCAGTTTTACAGCCATCAACAGCTTGGCATGGAGCCTGCAGCTGGGGCTCTCCATCCCCACCTTCATCCTCGGGCTGGTTCTCAACAGCCTGGCCCTGTTTGTGTTCTGCTGCTTTTGGAGAAAGCAGACCAAGACCTCGGTGTACATGATCAGCCTGGTGCTGGCAgacatcctgctgctgctctcgctgccaccaaaGCTGTACTACTCTGTCACCAAGGTGCCtggcctgctctgctccctcatACAGGCTCCTTACTTCGTCAACACCTACACCAGCATCTTCATCATTGTCTGCATCACCGTGGACAGGTACATCTGCATAAGGCACCCCTTTGAAGGTCGAGCTAACCAGTCCCCCAGGTGGGCCGTGGTGATTTGCTGCTTCATCTGGGCAGCAGCTTGGATCTGCAGCATCCCAATTTATGTGTTTCAGAAGAAGGAACCTATTAAATGCTTTCACAACATGTCAGACCAGACGTGGAGTGTGCCCTTCATTGTTTCTGTGGAAGTGTTTGGGTTTCTGATCCCCCTTGCAGTGATGGTTTTCTGCTCTGCCCAAACCATCTGGATTCTTCTGAATCACAAAACCCATGCCAAAAAGAGCATGGAAGAGAGCGGCTCGTTGCGAGTGATCGTCATCAACCTGGTGGTGTTCCTGGTGTGCTTCACCCCCGTCCACCTTGGCATcctgctgcagtgcctggtgaGGCAGCACCTGATCGTCAGCTGCAGGCTGAGGCAGGCCATCAGCCTCTTCCTCCAGGTGTCCATGACATTTGCCAACCTGAACTGCTGCCTCGATGCCATCTTCTACTACTTTGCAGCAAAGGAGTTCTGTAAGAAAGCACACCTGAGGAGGGCCACTGAGCTGTGTCCTGTCCTTAACCCCTGTGCCGTGCGATGGCACTGCCAGCGCTGGGAGAACGCCCCGTGCCAGGACACTGACAGTGCTGTGCCTGACGTGGCAGGGCCCGTGCCGCAGGGAGAAGGACAATGA